tatttgttaaataaaaagaccttttttttgagacttcagagtctctttaaagggaaccttaactgagagggatatggatgcttccttgtaaacaataccagttgctgctctgtcctgctgacctctttagctgcagtagtggctgaatcacacacctgaaacaagcatgcagctaatccagtctgactttagtcagagcacctgatctgcgtgcttgttgaggggctgggctaaaagtattaggaaatgcaggatcagcaggagagtcaagcaaatggtattattgtaaaaagaaaaatccatatcgttctcagtttaggttccctttataaggcattttattgaccagtttaaaattatcacctaggagaaaactcaggagaaaaagtgaattgcatgtgggccctaaTGTCTTGTTTTTCTTATGCACTACAGTCACATCTTGTCTCTCCTGCAAACAGGATTAACCACAAGCCTTATCTCCTCTGGAACTCTTCTCCATAATCTGTTTGGCACTCATCCATCCTTGCTATATTAAAATACAACCTAAAAatccacctcttcaggcaagcaagaGCTAAGACACTTTACCCATGACTTAATTCTCAATTGTCCTGTTAAACGTACCCAACCATCATGCATGCAGCTTACTGGCTctccttagagacactgaagcgagaaaaaaaatttgatatagtgaattggttgtgtactatgaataattactagaagattagcagcaaagaaaatattctcatacttttattttcaggtatatagtgttttttctaacattgcatcactctataatatgtgcagattacacaacactcagcattcaaaatgagtctttcagagcagtctgtgaagtaatgacctctcctctagcagagaaaagtaaatagtccaggaacagttgagataataaaagtcagataacagccctctccaccactaactaaaggttcgtatacacgtccgataaagatcgttcgttacgaacgattcgtgacgtttacacgatattcaaattagactgaaaagatcgttcgtaatgaacgattgtgtacacacgtgaacgatataagtataaagtactgaacgacgaacgataaaaaaatgcgtgcgcaaacggaagtgacgttatgacaggcaataagaacatgcgttatcggacgatctttgtacacactgcaacgattgaacgattatctttcgaaaaaatccgccgggttggatcggtccgattgaacgataacgatcgttatcgttcacaaaaacgatcgttcacactttttgaacgcacgattatcgttccgattgtcgttatcgttcgtttttgaacgatcgttatcgtacgtgtgtactcagctttagtcggagagcttaattgcttgtttgcatagagataacaactggagtttctcaattcttcctgtactggaaacaattacactgatgtatctgatcttaatgttttatttcttagctgtgctacacatacaaatcatatcatcatttttttttcgcttcagtgtctctttaactcattCCTACTCTTCAGATGGTAAACGCGTGTGGGttaatgtatgtacagtatttctaTGTGTGTTACATTGTGTGATGTTCAGCTGCGCATTTAGTTTATAAATATGAAAAACTTCTGTATGTATTTTGGTATGAATTGTGTAACTGGGCTTATGGCACTAGGTTTAGGCACTATATATGTGAATCAATAATAGCCGTTATGCAATATTTTGCATCAAAGTAATATCATTTTTGTAAGCCCATCTTTTTACCTGAGCAGTGAAGAAAGCTGGTGTAAGAGATCCTGAAGGAAGTGCTGGGCTGTTCAGGGCAATTGAGCCAATATCACTACTGGaaaggagaagaggaggagagcAGATTTCCAATCCTTTCGGCTTCTTGGCCTTGGGAGGATGAGAGAACATCTTTGCTTTGGACCCGGCTGAGAGATTTAATGGTTCGTTGGTTTCAGGGTAATCTAGGAATACACTTCTTTGTTCTGTTGTGTATGTTATATTAGGGGACAAAGATGGGGAGCAAGAGGAGCGTGGAGAAGAAGAAACACTGGCTGTGTTTGATGCTATATGGGAAGACCCTTTAGCAGACAAAGAAGATGCTAAGTAGGCAGATGCAGCTGCTGACTCTGATGTAGAGGGAAGAGAAATCACAGGTCGAATGGATTCTTTGTCCAGTTTGTTTGTAACAAATCTTATAACAGTCCTGACTTCCTCTACTGGACTCTTGACTTCTGGCTtttcctcttcttcatcttcttcttcttcctcctgaaGTTCCTCTTCATCTTCCATATTTTCAGTTTTTATAACTTTGTAGTTGTCTGCTTGATGTTGCAGTGAGTTTATAGTGAATGAAGAATATAAGCCCGAGTGGATGTACTCATTGC
This DNA window, taken from Hyperolius riggenbachi isolate aHypRig1 chromosome 3, aHypRig1.pri, whole genome shotgun sequence, encodes the following:
- the ELK3 gene encoding ETS domain-containing protein Elk-3, whose amino-acid sequence is MESAITLWQFLLQLLLDQKHEHLICWTSNDGEFKLLKAEEVAKLWGLRKNKTNMNYDKLSRALRYYYDKNIIKKVIGQKFVYKFVSFPEILKMDPHAMEVSRESLLLQDSDCKIPSELRERHKQTLSALKNASRNEYIHSGLYSSFTINSLQHQADNYKVIKTENMEDEEELQEEEEEDEEEEKPEVKSPVEEVRTVIRFVTNKLDKESIRPVISLPSTSESAAASAYLASSLSAKGSSHIASNTASVSSSPRSSCSPSLSPNITYTTEQRSVFLDYPETNEPLNLSAGSKAKMFSHPPKAKKPKGLEICSPPLLLSSSDIGSIALNSPALPSGSLTPAFFTAQTPNGLLLTPSPLLSSIHFWSSLSPVAPLSPARLQGHNTLFQFPSLLNNHLPMQLPGLDRASSPVLLSSNSQKS